A genomic window from Sorex araneus isolate mSorAra2 chromosome 2, mSorAra2.pri, whole genome shotgun sequence includes:
- the MAL2 gene encoding protein MAL2: MSAGGVPPPPNPAVSFPAPQVTLPAGPDILRTYSGAFVCLEILFGGLVWILVASSNVPLPLLQGWVMFVSVTAFVFSLLFLGVFLSGMVTQIDANWNFLDFVYHFIVFVFYFGAFLLEAAATSLHNLRGCNATLAETPLLDDNQYNINVAATIFAFVTTACYGCSLGLALRRWRP; this comes from the exons ATGTCGGCCGGCGGAGTCCCGCCGCCCCCGAACCCCGCCGTGTCCTTCCCCGCGCCCCAGGTCACCCTGCCCGCCGGCCCCGACATCCTGCGGACCTACTCGGGGGCCTTCGTGTGCCTGGAGATT CTGTTCGGGGGCCTCGTCTGGATTCTGGTGGCCTCTTCCAACGTCCCTCTACCTCTGCTGCAAGGATGGGTGATGTTCGTGTCCGTGACAGCATTCgtcttctcccttctcttcctgggCGTGTTCCTCTCCGGCATGGTGACTCAGATTGATGCCAACTGGAACTTCCTG gattttgtttaCCACTTTATAGTGTTTGTCTTTTACTTCGGAGCCTTTTTACTGGAAGCAGCAGCCACATCCCTGCATAATCTTCGGGGTTGCAATGCAACCTTGGCTGAGACGCCGCTCCTGGATGACAACCAGTATAACATAAACGTAGCTGCCACA atttttgCCTTTGTGACGACAGCTTGTTATGGTTGCAGTTTGGGTCTGGCTTTACGAAGATGGCGACCGTAA